One window of Alphaproteobacteria bacterium genomic DNA carries:
- the rpmD gene encoding 50S ribosomal protein L30 — MAAKEKKPGVKTVRVTQIGSPIGREDYQRATLIGLGLNKMHRSVELEDTPSVRGMIARVHHLVKVDG, encoded by the coding sequence AAGCCTGGCGTTAAGACCGTGCGAGTGACTCAAATCGGCAGCCCGATCGGACGCGAGGATTACCAGCGCGCGACCCTGATCGGCCTCGGTCTCAATAAAATGCACCGCTCTGTCGAGCTTGAGGACACACCCTCCGTGCGCGGCATGATCGCGCGGGTGCATCATTTGGTGAAGGTCGACGGTTAA